In a genomic window of Lepisosteus oculatus isolate fLepOcu1 chromosome 5, fLepOcu1.hap2, whole genome shotgun sequence:
- the gabpb1 gene encoding GA-binding protein subunit beta-1 isoform X4, which produces MSLVDLGKKLLEAARAGQDDEVRILMANGAPFTTDWLGTSPLHLSAQYGHYSTTEVLLRAGVSRDARTKVDRTPLHMAASEGHARIVEVLLKHGADVNAKDMLKMTALHWATEHGHRDVVELLIKYGADVHAQSKFCKNALDIAVDNANEELAEILQVSMQNQINTNPESPDTVTIHTATPQFIIGPGGVVNLAGLVSAANSSKSTVATEEVVTADSVDGAIQQVVSSGGQQVITIVTDGIQLGNLQTASGIGQPIIVTMPDGQQVLTVPATDIAEETVISEEPSVKRQRIEIIENHVENTGIEEKEALQKQLEEANREAQKYRQQLLKKEKEAEAYRQKLEAITRHQSHKKAV; this is translated from the exons ATGTCCCTGGTGGATCTGGGCAAGAAGCTGCTTGAGGCAGCCCGGGCAGGACAGGATGATGAAGTCCGTATTCTGATGGCTAATGGAGCACCGTTCACTACAGACTGG ctTGGAACGTCACCCCTGCACCTCTCGGCCCAGTATGGGCATTATTCCACCACAGAAGTCCTGCTCAGGGCAGGGGTGAGTCGGGATGCCAGGACCAAGGTGGACCGAACCCCCTTACACATGGCGGCTTCAGAGGGCCACGCTCGTATTGTGGAGGTGCTGCTGAAG CATGGAGCTGACGTGAATGCCAAAGACATGCTGAAAATGACAGCCCTTCACTGGGCCACAGAGCATGGCCATCGAGACGTCGTGGagcttttaataaaatatggtGCTGATGTTCATGCACAGAGTAAATTCTGCAAGAATGCACTGGATATTGCAGTTGACAATGCAAACGAAGAACTGGCAGAAATTCTTCAG GTGTCCATGCAAAACCAGATCAACACAAACCCAGAAAGTCCCGACACAGTCACGATACACACAGCTACGCCTCAGTTTATAATTGGTCCTGGAGGAGTGGTGAATCTCGCAGGCCTGGTTTCGGCTGCCAATTCCTCAAAATCAACAG TTGCAACAGAAGAAGTGGTAACAGCAGACTCAGTGGATGGGGCCATTCAGCAGGTCGTCAGCTCTGGGGGGCAGCAAGTCATCACTATTGTTACAGATGGCATCCAGCTTGGCAACTTACAGACAGCAAGTGGCATAGGCCAGCCCATCATCGTGACAATGCCAGACGGCCAGCAAG ttttaacaGTGCCGGCCACAGACATTGCAGAAGAGACTGTAATCAGCGAAGAGCCATCTGTCAAGAGACAACGTATAGAGATAATTGAAAATCATGTGGAAAACACAGGAATTGAA GAGAAAGAAGCTCTACAGAAACAGTTAGAGGAGGCTAATCGGGAAGCCCAGAAGTACCGGCAGCAGCTTTtgaagaaggagaaggaggccGAGGCATACAGGCAGAAGCTAGAGGCGATCACTCGACACCAGTCTCATAAAAAGGCCGTGTGA
- the gabpb1 gene encoding GA-binding protein subunit beta-1 isoform X3 codes for MSLVDLGKKLLEAARAGQDDEVRILMANGAPFTTDWLGTSPLHLSAQYGHYSTTEVLLRAGVSRDARTKVDRTPLHMAASEGHARIVEVLLKHGADVNAKDMLKMTALHWATEHGHRDVVELLIKYGADVHAQSKFCKNALDIAVDNANEELAEILQVSMQNQINTNPESPDTVTIHTATPQFIIGPGGVVNLAGLVSAANSSKSTVVATEEVVTADSVDGAIQQVVSSGGQQVITIVTDGIQLGNLQTASGIGQPIIVTMPDGQQVLTVPATDIAEETVISEEPSVKRQRIEIIENHVENTGIEEKEALQKQLEEANREAQKYRQQLLKKEKEAEAYRQKLEAITRHQSHKKAV; via the exons ATGTCCCTGGTGGATCTGGGCAAGAAGCTGCTTGAGGCAGCCCGGGCAGGACAGGATGATGAAGTCCGTATTCTGATGGCTAATGGAGCACCGTTCACTACAGACTGG ctTGGAACGTCACCCCTGCACCTCTCGGCCCAGTATGGGCATTATTCCACCACAGAAGTCCTGCTCAGGGCAGGGGTGAGTCGGGATGCCAGGACCAAGGTGGACCGAACCCCCTTACACATGGCGGCTTCAGAGGGCCACGCTCGTATTGTGGAGGTGCTGCTGAAG CATGGAGCTGACGTGAATGCCAAAGACATGCTGAAAATGACAGCCCTTCACTGGGCCACAGAGCATGGCCATCGAGACGTCGTGGagcttttaataaaatatggtGCTGATGTTCATGCACAGAGTAAATTCTGCAAGAATGCACTGGATATTGCAGTTGACAATGCAAACGAAGAACTGGCAGAAATTCTTCAG GTGTCCATGCAAAACCAGATCAACACAAACCCAGAAAGTCCCGACACAGTCACGATACACACAGCTACGCCTCAGTTTATAATTGGTCCTGGAGGAGTGGTGAATCTCGCAGGCCTGGTTTCGGCTGCCAATTCCTCAAAATCAACAG TAGTTGCAACAGAAGAAGTGGTAACAGCAGACTCAGTGGATGGGGCCATTCAGCAGGTCGTCAGCTCTGGGGGGCAGCAAGTCATCACTATTGTTACAGATGGCATCCAGCTTGGCAACTTACAGACAGCAAGTGGCATAGGCCAGCCCATCATCGTGACAATGCCAGACGGCCAGCAAG ttttaacaGTGCCGGCCACAGACATTGCAGAAGAGACTGTAATCAGCGAAGAGCCATCTGTCAAGAGACAACGTATAGAGATAATTGAAAATCATGTGGAAAACACAGGAATTGAA GAGAAAGAAGCTCTACAGAAACAGTTAGAGGAGGCTAATCGGGAAGCCCAGAAGTACCGGCAGCAGCTTTtgaagaaggagaaggaggccGAGGCATACAGGCAGAAGCTAGAGGCGATCACTCGACACCAGTCTCATAAAAAGGCCGTGTGA
- the gabpb1 gene encoding GA-binding protein subunit beta-1 isoform X2: protein MSLVDLGKKLLEAARAGQDDEVRILMANGAPFTTDWLGTSPLHLSAQYGHYSTTEVLLRAGVSRDARTKVDRTPLHMAASEGHARIVEVLLKHGADVNAKDMLKMTALHWATEHGHRDVVELLIKYGADVHAQSKFCKNALDIAVDNANEELAEILQVSMQNQINTNPESPDTVTIHTATPQFIIGPGGVVNLAGLVSAANSSKSTDEAGVSTVQFGNSSTSVLATLAALAEASAPLSNSSETPVATEEVVTADSVDGAIQQVVSSGGQQVITIVTDGIQLGNLQTASGIGQPIIVTMPDGQQVLTVPATDIAEETVISEEPSVKRQRIEIIENHVENTGIEEKEALQKQLEEANREAQKYRQQLLKKEKEAEAYRQKLEAITRHQSHKKAV, encoded by the exons ATGTCCCTGGTGGATCTGGGCAAGAAGCTGCTTGAGGCAGCCCGGGCAGGACAGGATGATGAAGTCCGTATTCTGATGGCTAATGGAGCACCGTTCACTACAGACTGG ctTGGAACGTCACCCCTGCACCTCTCGGCCCAGTATGGGCATTATTCCACCACAGAAGTCCTGCTCAGGGCAGGGGTGAGTCGGGATGCCAGGACCAAGGTGGACCGAACCCCCTTACACATGGCGGCTTCAGAGGGCCACGCTCGTATTGTGGAGGTGCTGCTGAAG CATGGAGCTGACGTGAATGCCAAAGACATGCTGAAAATGACAGCCCTTCACTGGGCCACAGAGCATGGCCATCGAGACGTCGTGGagcttttaataaaatatggtGCTGATGTTCATGCACAGAGTAAATTCTGCAAGAATGCACTGGATATTGCAGTTGACAATGCAAACGAAGAACTGGCAGAAATTCTTCAG GTGTCCATGCAAAACCAGATCAACACAAACCCAGAAAGTCCCGACACAGTCACGATACACACAGCTACGCCTCAGTTTATAATTGGTCCTGGAGGAGTGGTGAATCTCGCAGGCCTGGTTTCGGCTGCCAATTCCTCAAAATCAACAG ATGAAGCGGGTGTGTCAACAGTACAGTTTGGCAACTCATCAACATCAGTATTAGCTACATTAGCAGCTTTAGCAGAAGCATCTGCTCCCTTATCCAATTCATCTGAAACTCCAG TTGCAACAGAAGAAGTGGTAACAGCAGACTCAGTGGATGGGGCCATTCAGCAGGTCGTCAGCTCTGGGGGGCAGCAAGTCATCACTATTGTTACAGATGGCATCCAGCTTGGCAACTTACAGACAGCAAGTGGCATAGGCCAGCCCATCATCGTGACAATGCCAGACGGCCAGCAAG ttttaacaGTGCCGGCCACAGACATTGCAGAAGAGACTGTAATCAGCGAAGAGCCATCTGTCAAGAGACAACGTATAGAGATAATTGAAAATCATGTGGAAAACACAGGAATTGAA GAGAAAGAAGCTCTACAGAAACAGTTAGAGGAGGCTAATCGGGAAGCCCAGAAGTACCGGCAGCAGCTTTtgaagaaggagaaggaggccGAGGCATACAGGCAGAAGCTAGAGGCGATCACTCGACACCAGTCTCATAAAAAGGCCGTGTGA
- the gabpb1 gene encoding GA-binding protein subunit beta-1 isoform X1, which yields MSLVDLGKKLLEAARAGQDDEVRILMANGAPFTTDWLGTSPLHLSAQYGHYSTTEVLLRAGVSRDARTKVDRTPLHMAASEGHARIVEVLLKHGADVNAKDMLKMTALHWATEHGHRDVVELLIKYGADVHAQSKFCKNALDIAVDNANEELAEILQVSMQNQINTNPESPDTVTIHTATPQFIIGPGGVVNLAGLVSAANSSKSTDEAGVSTVQFGNSSTSVLATLAALAEASAPLSNSSETPVVATEEVVTADSVDGAIQQVVSSGGQQVITIVTDGIQLGNLQTASGIGQPIIVTMPDGQQVLTVPATDIAEETVISEEPSVKRQRIEIIENHVENTGIEEKEALQKQLEEANREAQKYRQQLLKKEKEAEAYRQKLEAITRHQSHKKAV from the exons ATGTCCCTGGTGGATCTGGGCAAGAAGCTGCTTGAGGCAGCCCGGGCAGGACAGGATGATGAAGTCCGTATTCTGATGGCTAATGGAGCACCGTTCACTACAGACTGG ctTGGAACGTCACCCCTGCACCTCTCGGCCCAGTATGGGCATTATTCCACCACAGAAGTCCTGCTCAGGGCAGGGGTGAGTCGGGATGCCAGGACCAAGGTGGACCGAACCCCCTTACACATGGCGGCTTCAGAGGGCCACGCTCGTATTGTGGAGGTGCTGCTGAAG CATGGAGCTGACGTGAATGCCAAAGACATGCTGAAAATGACAGCCCTTCACTGGGCCACAGAGCATGGCCATCGAGACGTCGTGGagcttttaataaaatatggtGCTGATGTTCATGCACAGAGTAAATTCTGCAAGAATGCACTGGATATTGCAGTTGACAATGCAAACGAAGAACTGGCAGAAATTCTTCAG GTGTCCATGCAAAACCAGATCAACACAAACCCAGAAAGTCCCGACACAGTCACGATACACACAGCTACGCCTCAGTTTATAATTGGTCCTGGAGGAGTGGTGAATCTCGCAGGCCTGGTTTCGGCTGCCAATTCCTCAAAATCAACAG ATGAAGCGGGTGTGTCAACAGTACAGTTTGGCAACTCATCAACATCAGTATTAGCTACATTAGCAGCTTTAGCAGAAGCATCTGCTCCCTTATCCAATTCATCTGAAACTCCAG TAGTTGCAACAGAAGAAGTGGTAACAGCAGACTCAGTGGATGGGGCCATTCAGCAGGTCGTCAGCTCTGGGGGGCAGCAAGTCATCACTATTGTTACAGATGGCATCCAGCTTGGCAACTTACAGACAGCAAGTGGCATAGGCCAGCCCATCATCGTGACAATGCCAGACGGCCAGCAAG ttttaacaGTGCCGGCCACAGACATTGCAGAAGAGACTGTAATCAGCGAAGAGCCATCTGTCAAGAGACAACGTATAGAGATAATTGAAAATCATGTGGAAAACACAGGAATTGAA GAGAAAGAAGCTCTACAGAAACAGTTAGAGGAGGCTAATCGGGAAGCCCAGAAGTACCGGCAGCAGCTTTtgaagaaggagaaggaggccGAGGCATACAGGCAGAAGCTAGAGGCGATCACTCGACACCAGTCTCATAAAAAGGCCGTGTGA
- the gabpb1 gene encoding GA-binding protein subunit beta-1 isoform X5, giving the protein MSLVDLGKKLLEAARAGQDDEVRILMANGAPFTTDWLGTSPLHLSAQYGHYSTTEVLLRAGVSRDARTKVDRTPLHMAASEGHARIVEVLLKHGADVNAKDMLKMTALHWATEHGHRDVVELLIKYGADVHAQSKFCKNALDIAVDNANEELAEILQVSMQNQINTNPESPDTVTIHTATPQFIIGPGGVVNLAGLVSAANSSKSTDEAGVSTVQFGNSSTSVLATLAALAEASAPLSNSSETPVVATEEVVTADSVDGAIQQVVSSGGQQVITIVTDGIQLGNLQTASGIGQPIIVTMPDGQQVLTVPATDIAEETVISEEPSVKRQRIEIIENHVENTGIEVQYEQPR; this is encoded by the exons ATGTCCCTGGTGGATCTGGGCAAGAAGCTGCTTGAGGCAGCCCGGGCAGGACAGGATGATGAAGTCCGTATTCTGATGGCTAATGGAGCACCGTTCACTACAGACTGG ctTGGAACGTCACCCCTGCACCTCTCGGCCCAGTATGGGCATTATTCCACCACAGAAGTCCTGCTCAGGGCAGGGGTGAGTCGGGATGCCAGGACCAAGGTGGACCGAACCCCCTTACACATGGCGGCTTCAGAGGGCCACGCTCGTATTGTGGAGGTGCTGCTGAAG CATGGAGCTGACGTGAATGCCAAAGACATGCTGAAAATGACAGCCCTTCACTGGGCCACAGAGCATGGCCATCGAGACGTCGTGGagcttttaataaaatatggtGCTGATGTTCATGCACAGAGTAAATTCTGCAAGAATGCACTGGATATTGCAGTTGACAATGCAAACGAAGAACTGGCAGAAATTCTTCAG GTGTCCATGCAAAACCAGATCAACACAAACCCAGAAAGTCCCGACACAGTCACGATACACACAGCTACGCCTCAGTTTATAATTGGTCCTGGAGGAGTGGTGAATCTCGCAGGCCTGGTTTCGGCTGCCAATTCCTCAAAATCAACAG ATGAAGCGGGTGTGTCAACAGTACAGTTTGGCAACTCATCAACATCAGTATTAGCTACATTAGCAGCTTTAGCAGAAGCATCTGCTCCCTTATCCAATTCATCTGAAACTCCAG TAGTTGCAACAGAAGAAGTGGTAACAGCAGACTCAGTGGATGGGGCCATTCAGCAGGTCGTCAGCTCTGGGGGGCAGCAAGTCATCACTATTGTTACAGATGGCATCCAGCTTGGCAACTTACAGACAGCAAGTGGCATAGGCCAGCCCATCATCGTGACAATGCCAGACGGCCAGCAAG ttttaacaGTGCCGGCCACAGACATTGCAGAAGAGACTGTAATCAGCGAAGAGCCATCTGTCAAGAGACAACGTATAGAGATAATTGAAAATCATGTGGAAAACACAGGAATTGAA GTACAGTATGAACAGCCAAGGTAA